One Sphingomonas endolithica DNA segment encodes these proteins:
- a CDS encoding long-chain-fatty-acid--CoA ligase, whose amino-acid sequence MTDPSSAWLNAYRHPTPWTTEFPPLSMVDLFDDAAATGGAAPLIDFLGRHYSYAQTHAAANRVAAGLAALGYGPGDRIGLFLPNVPHYLAAYYGILKLGATVVNFSPLYTVDELAHQVADSGTKLLFTVSAKAVLPTALKVLDKSALERLVVGSVAGALPAGKSLLYRLFKRKETTERPNDPRVMAFSALIKNDGRHATPAIDPNRDVALIQYTGGTTGVPKGAMLTHQNLSANARQVMGIDPHAGAEDRILGVLPLFHVFANTCVLNRTVLNGGCIVMLPRFEAGQVLAALQRTKATSLPGVPTMYQALLDHADAAKTDFSSLRVCISGGAPLSAELKAKFEGVTGATVVEGYGLSESSGVVSANPYEREGKPGTIGQPIPATHVRLVDKGDPTQPAPDGEPGEIIVAGPQIMQGYWDRPDTDNEVFVADEYGINWLRTGDVGVIDADGFIRIVDRLKDMIAVSGFKVFPSQIEAILHHHPAVKEAMVIGLPDPYRGEQPRGYVTLNDGMTVAADELRDWLNPQLGRHERVDRVVVRDSMPKTMIGKLSRKDLVAEVMAEG is encoded by the coding sequence ATGACTGATCCCAGCAGCGCGTGGCTGAACGCGTATCGCCACCCGACCCCATGGACTACCGAGTTTCCGCCGCTCTCGATGGTGGATTTGTTCGATGATGCCGCAGCCACAGGCGGCGCGGCGCCGCTGATCGACTTTCTCGGCCGCCACTATAGCTATGCGCAAACGCATGCCGCGGCCAACCGCGTCGCGGCCGGGCTTGCCGCATTGGGCTATGGGCCGGGCGACCGGATCGGGCTGTTCCTGCCCAACGTGCCGCATTACCTGGCGGCCTATTACGGCATCCTGAAACTGGGCGCGACGGTGGTGAACTTCTCGCCGCTGTATACGGTGGACGAACTGGCGCACCAGGTGGCGGATTCGGGCACCAAATTGCTGTTCACCGTGTCGGCCAAGGCCGTGCTGCCGACAGCGCTGAAGGTGCTCGACAAGAGCGCGCTCGAGCGGCTGGTGGTGGGATCGGTCGCAGGCGCGCTGCCGGCGGGCAAGTCGCTGCTGTACCGGCTGTTCAAGCGCAAGGAGACGACCGAGCGGCCGAACGATCCGCGGGTCATGGCGTTCTCGGCGCTGATCAAGAATGACGGCCGGCATGCCACGCCGGCGATCGATCCGAACCGCGACGTCGCGCTGATCCAATATACCGGGGGCACCACGGGCGTGCCCAAGGGCGCGATGCTGACGCACCAGAACCTGTCGGCCAATGCGCGGCAGGTGATGGGGATCGACCCGCATGCCGGCGCCGAGGACCGCATCCTGGGCGTGCTGCCGCTGTTCCATGTCTTCGCCAATACCTGTGTGCTCAACCGCACCGTGCTGAACGGCGGCTGCATCGTGATGCTGCCGCGCTTCGAGGCGGGCCAGGTGCTGGCGGCGTTGCAGCGGACCAAGGCGACCTCGCTGCCTGGCGTGCCGACGATGTACCAGGCGCTGCTCGATCATGCGGACGCGGCGAAGACGGATTTCAGCAGCTTGCGCGTCTGCATCTCCGGTGGCGCGCCGCTATCGGCTGAATTGAAGGCGAAGTTCGAGGGCGTGACGGGCGCGACCGTGGTCGAGGGTTACGGCCTGTCGGAGAGCTCGGGCGTGGTCTCCGCCAACCCGTATGAGCGCGAGGGCAAGCCCGGCACGATCGGACAGCCGATCCCCGCCACGCACGTACGATTGGTGGACAAGGGCGATCCTACCCAGCCCGCGCCCGACGGCGAACCGGGCGAGATCATCGTTGCCGGTCCGCAGATCATGCAAGGCTATTGGGACCGCCCCGATACCGACAACGAAGTGTTCGTCGCCGACGAGTACGGCATCAACTGGCTGCGGACCGGTGACGTCGGGGTGATCGACGCGGATGGCTTCATCCGCATCGTCGACCGCCTGAAGGACATGATCGCGGTCAGCGGCTTCAAGGTCTTCCCGAGCCAGATCGAGGCGATCCTGCACCACCATCCCGCGGTGAAGGAAGCGATGGTGATCGGCCTGCCCGACCCGTATCGTGGCGAGCAGCCGCGCGGTTACGTGACGCTGAACGACGGGATGACAGTCGCTGCCGATGAACTGCGCGACTGGCTGAATCCGCAATTGGGGCGCCATGAGCGGGTCGACCGCGTGGTGGTCAGGGACAGCATGCCCAAGACGATGATCGGCAAGCTCAGCCGCAAGGATCTGGTGGCGGAAGTGATGGCCGAGGGCTGA
- a CDS encoding L,D-transpeptidase family protein, giving the protein MASNTPPTAPRRNRGSVILAGTLTACLFGGVGLMAVAANLPKAAPIAAPRIAPPRAQPLALAAKPAPAAPAVAPDPGYVVKRVLEIAGPMRQGDHYWDESGAPATGPIVITVDLAAQTVSVFRAGYEIGTAVIIYGGDQTPTPLGIFPITQKDADHVSNIYDAPMPYMLRLTNDGISIHGSEVGDGYVTHGCIGVPTAFAKKVFAAVKLGDKVIVTRGEMLSAGQSIKAA; this is encoded by the coding sequence ATGGCAAGCAACACCCCACCCACCGCGCCGCGCCGCAACCGAGGATCGGTGATCCTCGCCGGCACGCTGACCGCCTGCCTGTTCGGCGGCGTCGGGCTGATGGCGGTGGCGGCCAACCTGCCCAAGGCCGCGCCGATCGCCGCACCCCGCATCGCACCGCCCAGGGCGCAACCGCTCGCGCTGGCCGCCAAGCCCGCGCCCGCCGCGCCGGCGGTGGCGCCCGATCCCGGCTATGTCGTCAAGCGCGTACTCGAGATTGCAGGCCCGATGCGGCAGGGCGATCATTATTGGGACGAGAGCGGCGCGCCCGCGACCGGGCCGATCGTCATCACCGTCGATCTCGCCGCGCAGACCGTCTCGGTATTCCGTGCCGGCTATGAGATCGGCACCGCGGTGATCATCTATGGCGGCGACCAGACCCCGACCCCGCTCGGCATCTTCCCGATCACGCAGAAGGATGCCGATCACGTCTCGAACATCTATGACGCGCCAATGCCGTACATGCTGCGGCTGACCAATGACGGCATCTCGATCCACGGCAGCGAAGTCGGCGACGGCTATGTCACCCATGGCTGCATCGGGGTGCCGACCGCCTTCGCCAAGAAGGTGTTCGCCGCAGTCAAGCTCGGCGACAAGGTGATCGTGACGCGCGGCGAGATGCTCAGCGCAGGGCAGTCGATCAAGGCTGCTTGA
- a CDS encoding NAD-dependent succinate-semialdehyde dehydrogenase, with protein MFTSINPATGAPGESFAELTADELDLRIQRAADAYKSWRATDYATRTALLEAIAEQFDANRQRLAEIAVREMGKTLKSALAEVDKCAVGFRHYAQEGPAMLASREFATSAGKATARWLPIGPVLAIMPWNFPYWQVVRFLAPTIMAGNVALLKHASSVQGVGAAIEEMVIAAGAPAGLFQNLAIKSDKVDALIADDRIAAVTLTGSEGAGMKVAEAAGRALKKVVLELGGSDPFIVMPSADLDLAAKTAVTARVQNTGQSCICAKRMIVHADVYDAFLEKFSAGMHAVRAGDPFDPATDMGPLSSEEQRQTVIDQLAMIEKEGGRMLFGGEALPGKGAYMSAGILVDVPIDHAVAKEELFGPVAMLFKADDIDAAIALANDVPFGLGSSVWTEDAAERERFEREIEAGMTAVNQMLASSPEAPFGGIKRSGHGRELGPYGLHEFMNLKTVVG; from the coding sequence ATGTTTACCAGCATCAACCCCGCCACCGGCGCACCCGGCGAAAGCTTCGCCGAGCTCACCGCCGACGAACTCGACCTCCGCATCCAGCGCGCCGCGGACGCCTACAAATCCTGGCGCGCCACCGATTACGCCACGCGCACGGCACTGCTCGAGGCGATCGCCGAGCAGTTCGACGCCAATCGCCAGCGCCTGGCCGAAATCGCTGTGCGCGAAATGGGCAAGACGCTGAAGTCGGCATTGGCCGAGGTCGACAAATGCGCCGTCGGCTTCCGCCATTATGCGCAGGAAGGCCCGGCGATGCTCGCCTCGCGCGAATTCGCCACCTCCGCTGGCAAGGCGACCGCGCGCTGGTTGCCGATCGGCCCGGTGCTCGCGATCATGCCGTGGAATTTCCCCTATTGGCAGGTCGTGCGCTTCCTTGCCCCGACGATCATGGCCGGCAATGTCGCGCTGCTCAAACATGCCTCCAGCGTGCAGGGCGTGGGTGCCGCGATCGAGGAAATGGTCATCGCCGCCGGTGCGCCGGCGGGGCTCTTCCAGAACCTGGCGATCAAGTCGGACAAGGTCGATGCGCTGATCGCCGACGATCGGATCGCCGCCGTCACGCTCACCGGTAGCGAGGGCGCGGGGATGAAGGTGGCGGAGGCCGCCGGTCGCGCGCTGAAGAAGGTCGTGCTGGAACTCGGCGGCTCCGACCCGTTCATCGTCATGCCCTCGGCCGATCTCGATCTCGCCGCCAAGACTGCCGTCACCGCGCGCGTGCAAAATACCGGCCAGTCGTGCATTTGCGCCAAGCGGATGATCGTCCATGCCGATGTCTACGACGCATTCCTGGAGAAATTCTCCGCCGGGATGCATGCGGTGAGGGCCGGCGATCCGTTCGATCCAGCGACCGACATGGGGCCGCTTTCCAGCGAGGAGCAGCGCCAGACCGTGATCGACCAATTAGCGATGATCGAGAAGGAAGGCGGCAGAATGCTCTTCGGCGGCGAGGCCTTGCCGGGCAAGGGCGCGTACATGTCCGCCGGCATCCTGGTCGACGTGCCGATCGATCATGCGGTGGCCAAGGAGGAGTTGTTCGGACCGGTAGCGATGCTGTTCAAGGCGGATGATATCGACGCCGCGATCGCGCTTGCCAACGACGTGCCGTTTGGCCTCGGGTCATCGGTATGGACAGAAGATGCCGCCGAACGCGAACGCTTCGAACGCGAGATCGAGGCCGGCATGACCGCGGTCAACCAGATGCTGGCGAGCAGCCCGGAGGCGCCGTTCGGCGGGATCAAGCGCTCGGGCCATGGCCGCGAATTGGGGCCATACGGGCTGCACGAGTTCATGAACCTGAAGACGGTGGTCGGATAG
- a CDS encoding exodeoxyribonuclease VII small subunit, which produces MDITPAQIPVEDLSFEAALRELEAIVGRLESGDEPLEGAIALYERGDKLRQRCKDRLDAAQARIESIRTDADGRAAGTQPFAAG; this is translated from the coding sequence ATGGACATTACCCCCGCACAGATCCCGGTCGAAGACCTGTCGTTCGAAGCGGCGTTGCGCGAGCTGGAGGCAATCGTCGGCCGGCTCGAATCCGGTGACGAGCCGCTGGAAGGCGCGATCGCATTGTACGAGCGCGGCGACAAATTGCGCCAGCGCTGCAAGGATCGGCTGGATGCGGCGCAGGCGCGGATCGAATCGATCCGCACCGATGCCGATGGCCGCGCCGCCGGCACCCAGCCCTTTGCCGCCGGCTGA
- a CDS encoding polyprenyl synthetase family protein yields MSGASPLLQAALADVAADIDRRFDALLEVPDDPRADLYRAMRHAAIGGGKRLRPMLVQATARLFAVDRDCAGRAGLAIECIHVYSLVHDDLPAMDDDDMRHGKPAAHKVFGEATAILAGDCLHALAFEVLADPDTHADPFVRAELIADLARASGPNGMAGGQMMDLEAEKSSFDLPTVTRLQAMKTGALIAASVEAGAILGRLPVEGRTSLRGYARDLGLAFQIADDILDVEGDQALAGKALRKDAAAGKETFLSLLGLDRAREQLRMLVDQAVAHLHGYGAEADVLRDIARFVMARDH; encoded by the coding sequence ATGAGCGGCGCGTCCCCTTTGTTGCAGGCCGCGCTGGCGGATGTCGCGGCCGATATCGATCGCCGCTTCGATGCGCTGCTGGAGGTGCCGGACGATCCCCGTGCCGATCTGTACCGTGCGATGCGCCATGCCGCGATCGGCGGGGGCAAAAGGCTGCGGCCGATGCTGGTGCAGGCGACCGCGCGATTGTTCGCGGTGGATCGCGATTGCGCCGGCCGCGCCGGCCTCGCGATCGAGTGCATCCATGTCTATTCGCTGGTCCATGACGACCTGCCGGCGATGGACGATGACGACATGCGCCACGGCAAGCCCGCGGCGCACAAGGTGTTCGGCGAGGCGACCGCGATCCTGGCCGGCGATTGCCTGCATGCGCTGGCATTCGAAGTGCTGGCCGATCCGGACACGCATGCCGACCCGTTCGTGCGCGCCGAGCTGATCGCCGATCTCGCCCGCGCCTCCGGCCCGAACGGCATGGCCGGCGGCCAGATGATGGACCTGGAGGCGGAGAAATCGAGCTTCGACCTGCCGACCGTTACGCGGTTGCAGGCGATGAAGACCGGCGCGCTGATCGCGGCCTCGGTCGAGGCCGGCGCGATCCTGGGACGCCTGCCGGTCGAGGGGCGCACATCCTTACGCGGTTATGCCCGCGATCTCGGCCTCGCTTTCCAGATCGCGGACGACATCCTGGATGTCGAAGGTGACCAGGCACTAGCGGGCAAGGCGCTGCGCAAGGACGCGGCGGCCGGCAAGGAGACGTTCCTGTCGCTGCTGGGCCTGGACCGCGCGCGCGAGCAGTTGCGCATGCTGGTCGACCAGGCAGTGGCGCATCTGCACGGTTATGGCGCGGAGGCGGACGTGCTGCGCGATATCGCGCGGTTCGTGATGGCGCGGGATCATTGA
- the coaD gene encoding pantetheine-phosphate adenylyltransferase, whose product MTTRIGVYPGTFDPITLGHTDIIRRGAKLVDRLVVGVTTNASKSPMFCIEERMAMVRREVEEIGGDIDVVSFDSLLMDFAERQGAKVIVRGLRAVADFEYEYQMAGMNQQINPRVETVFLMADVALQPIASRLVKEIALYGGDIGKFVPPRVSQEVARRVAEIGRKGS is encoded by the coding sequence ATGACCACCCGCATCGGCGTCTATCCCGGCACGTTCGACCCGATCACGCTCGGCCATACCGACATCATCCGGCGCGGCGCCAAGCTGGTCGATCGCTTGGTCGTGGGCGTGACCACCAATGCCTCCAAATCGCCGATGTTCTGCATCGAGGAGCGCATGGCGATGGTCCGCCGCGAGGTCGAGGAGATTGGCGGCGATATCGACGTGGTCAGCTTCGATTCGCTGCTGATGGATTTCGCCGAGCGGCAGGGCGCCAAGGTGATCGTGCGCGGCCTGCGCGCCGTCGCCGATTTCGAATATGAATATCAGATGGCGGGCATGAACCAGCAGATCAATCCGCGGGTCGAGACGGTGTTCCTGATGGCCGATGTGGCACTGCAGCCGATCGCCAGCCGGCTGGTCAAGGAAATCGCGCTGTACGGCGGCGATATCGGCAAGTTCGTGCCGCCGCGCGTCTCGCAGGAGGTCGCCCGGCGCGTGGCCGAGATCGGCCGCAAGGGCAGCTGA
- a CDS encoding peptidylprolyl isomerase — protein sequence MRSIATMIAVACAMIALPAAAQKEKPEAKTIADPKAPVVFAPRIAPASATDPENLLYLDLSTGGRVVIWLRTDVAPKMVERVKTLTRQHFYDGLMFHRVIEGFMAQGGDPKGDGTGGSTLPDVPAEFNYLPHVRGAVAAARADSPDSANSQFYIVFQPRLSLDKKYTVFGRVLEGMQYVDAIERGEPPANPSKIVHAYVAADHPPAYAPAPVAAPVTLPATTLAPSTATKPAAKPVAKKPATKK from the coding sequence ATGCGTTCGATTGCCACAATGATTGCCGTCGCCTGCGCGATGATCGCCCTTCCCGCGGCGGCGCAGAAGGAGAAGCCCGAGGCCAAGACGATCGCGGATCCCAAGGCGCCGGTGGTGTTCGCGCCGCGCATCGCGCCTGCTTCGGCAACCGACCCCGAAAACCTGCTGTATCTCGATCTGTCGACCGGCGGGCGCGTGGTGATCTGGCTGCGCACCGATGTCGCGCCCAAGATGGTCGAACGCGTCAAGACGCTGACCCGCCAGCATTTCTATGACGGGCTGATGTTCCACCGCGTGATCGAAGGCTTCATGGCGCAGGGCGGCGACCCGAAGGGCGACGGGACCGGCGGATCGACGCTGCCCGACGTGCCGGCCGAGTTCAATTACCTGCCGCACGTGCGCGGCGCCGTGGCAGCGGCACGCGCCGACAGCCCGGACAGCGCGAACAGCCAGTTCTATATCGTGTTCCAGCCGCGGCTCAGCCTCGACAAGAAGTATACCGTGTTCGGCCGCGTGCTGGAGGGTATGCAATATGTCGACGCGATCGAACGTGGCGAGCCGCCGGCGAACCCGTCCAAGATCGTGCATGCCTATGTCGCGGCGGATCATCCGCCGGCCTATGCGCCGGCCCCGGTGGCCGCGCCCGTGACGCTGCCCGCGACCACGCTGGCACCGTCTACGGCGACGAAGCCCGCAGCAAAGCCCGTCGCCAAGAAGCCGGCGACGAAGAAGTAA
- the queA gene encoding tRNA preQ1(34) S-adenosylmethionine ribosyltransferase-isomerase QueA — MNVDLFDFELPPERIALRPASPRDTARLLVLDGAETRDLAIGDLPGQLRPGDLLVFNDTRVIPAQLEGTRSASDRDVPGASGARIGATLHKREGPRRWRAFIRNAKRLREGDVVEFGHGVSATVADKAEDGSVALSFAGEEPVELLLDRAGRMPLPPYIAARRAADADDLADYQTMFAAEKGAVAAPTAALHFTPDLMAALDAAGIAHATLTLHVGAGTFLPVKAEDTDDHKMHAEWGRIDAATADRLNAVRAAGGRVIAVGTTSLRLIESAAAADGTIQPFEGDTAIFITPGYRFRGVDGLMTNFHLPRSTLFMLVSALMGTERMQASYAHAIANGYRFYSYGDASLLLPGPAAQKGP, encoded by the coding sequence ATGAACGTCGATCTGTTCGATTTCGAATTGCCGCCGGAGCGGATCGCGCTCCGCCCGGCAAGCCCGCGTGATACCGCGCGCCTACTGGTGCTAGATGGCGCCGAAACACGCGACCTTGCGATAGGCGACCTGCCGGGCCAGTTGCGCCCGGGCGACCTGCTGGTGTTCAACGACACGCGCGTCATCCCCGCGCAGCTGGAGGGCACGCGCAGCGCCAGCGATCGCGACGTGCCGGGCGCGTCGGGAGCGCGGATCGGCGCGACGCTGCACAAGCGCGAGGGGCCGCGGCGCTGGCGCGCCTTCATCCGCAACGCCAAGCGGCTGCGCGAGGGTGACGTGGTCGAATTCGGCCATGGCGTCTCCGCCACCGTTGCCGACAAGGCCGAGGACGGTAGCGTGGCGCTGAGCTTTGCGGGCGAGGAGCCGGTCGAATTGCTGCTCGACCGGGCCGGGCGCATGCCCCTGCCGCCCTATATCGCCGCCCGCCGTGCCGCCGATGCCGACGATCTGGCCGATTACCAGACGATGTTCGCCGCCGAAAAAGGCGCCGTCGCCGCGCCGACCGCCGCGTTGCATTTCACGCCGGACCTGATGGCGGCGCTGGATGCCGCCGGCATCGCCCACGCCACGCTGACGCTGCATGTCGGCGCGGGCACGTTCCTGCCGGTCAAGGCGGAGGATACCGACGATCACAAGATGCATGCCGAATGGGGCCGCATCGACGCTGCCACCGCCGATCGCCTCAACGCGGTGCGCGCGGCCGGCGGGCGCGTGATCGCGGTGGGCACGACCAGCCTGCGGCTGATCGAAAGCGCGGCGGCCGCCGACGGCACGATCCAGCCGTTCGAAGGCGACACCGCGATCTTCATCACGCCGGGCTACCGCTTCCGCGGGGTGGACGGGCTGATGACCAATTTCCACCTGCCGCGATCGACCTTGTTCATGCTGGTATCGGCATTGATGGGCACGGAGCGGATGCAGGCGAGCTATGCGCATGCCATCGCCAACGGCTACCGCTTCTACAGCTATGGCGATGCCAGCCTGTTGCTGCCCGGCCCTGCCGCCCAGAAAGGCCCATGA
- a CDS encoding EF-hand domain-containing protein gives MMLLLALALSATQQPLPVTPVAPVTRPQPFASIVAEPAAMAIAACDADADAVVTRAELHAWLKRSFAAAAAGKPDIGYIDYGDWAVRWLGDVNALPGPYGVDGDNDNRITLPELTTEFDRFFDRYDVDKNGSVTRTELLTIRTGPVGVPGKRGKKG, from the coding sequence ATGATGCTCCTCCTCGCGCTCGCGCTGTCGGCCACGCAGCAGCCCCTGCCCGTCACCCCCGTTGCCCCCGTTACCCGGCCGCAGCCGTTCGCCTCGATCGTCGCCGAGCCGGCGGCAATGGCGATCGCTGCCTGCGATGCCGATGCGGATGCCGTCGTCACGCGCGCGGAACTGCATGCCTGGCTGAAGCGCAGCTTCGCCGCGGCCGCCGCGGGCAAGCCCGATATCGGCTATATCGATTATGGCGACTGGGCGGTGCGCTGGCTGGGGGACGTCAATGCGCTTCCCGGCCCGTATGGCGTGGATGGCGACAATGACAACCGCATCACGCTGCCCGAGCTCACGACCGAGTTCGACCGCTTCTTCGATCGTTACGACGTGGACAAGAACGGATCGGTGACGCGCACGGAATTGCTGACGATCCGCACCGGCCCGGTCGGCGTGCCGGGCAAGCGCGGCAAGAAGGGCTGA
- the tgt gene encoding tRNA guanosine(34) transglycosylase Tgt, with amino-acid sequence MSRFDFTIAATDGKARTGAITMQRGEIRTPAFMPVGTAATVKAMKSGDVRASGADIILGNTYHLMLRPTAERVARLGGLHRFMGWDRPILTDSGGYQVMSLSDLTKRDENGVTFRSHIDGSKHTISPERSIEIQRLLGSDIVMAFDELVPTTSTREVQAAAMARSMRWAKRSRNAFDGGGEHAERAAIFGIQQGALDERLRAESAGELTAIGFDGYAVGGLAVGEGQEAMFGCLDFAPGQLPVDKPRYLMGVGKPDDIVGAVERGIDMFDCVLPTRSGRTGQAFTRAGPINLRNARFGEDQGPLDPTCACPVCGTWTRAYVHHLVRSDEILGAMLMTEHNLYFYQALMADLRAAIAEQRLSAFANAFRAEYRTATATKTGE; translated from the coding sequence ATGTCACGGTTCGACTTCACGATCGCCGCCACCGACGGCAAGGCGCGTACCGGCGCCATCACCATGCAGCGCGGCGAGATCCGCACCCCCGCCTTCATGCCGGTCGGCACCGCCGCCACGGTAAAGGCGATGAAGTCGGGCGACGTCAGGGCAAGCGGCGCAGACATCATCCTCGGCAACACCTATCACCTGATGCTGCGCCCGACCGCCGAGCGCGTTGCGCGGCTGGGGGGCCTACACCGTTTCATGGGCTGGGACCGGCCGATCCTGACGGATTCGGGCGGCTACCAGGTGATGAGTCTCAGCGACCTGACCAAGCGCGACGAGAATGGCGTGACTTTCCGCAGCCATATCGATGGATCGAAGCACACGATCAGCCCGGAACGCTCGATCGAGATCCAGCGCCTTTTGGGCTCGGACATCGTCATGGCGTTCGACGAACTGGTGCCGACCACGTCGACGCGCGAGGTGCAGGCCGCGGCCATGGCAAGGTCGATGCGCTGGGCGAAACGCAGCCGCAACGCGTTCGACGGCGGCGGCGAACATGCCGAGCGGGCGGCGATCTTCGGCATCCAGCAGGGCGCACTCGACGAGCGGCTGCGCGCGGAAAGCGCCGGCGAACTGACCGCGATCGGCTTCGATGGCTATGCGGTCGGCGGGCTGGCGGTCGGCGAAGGGCAGGAAGCCATGTTCGGCTGCCTCGATTTCGCGCCCGGGCAGCTGCCGGTCGACAAGCCGCGCTATCTGATGGGCGTGGGCAAGCCCGACGACATCGTCGGCGCAGTGGAACGTGGAATCGACATGTTCGACTGCGTTCTCCCCACCCGCTCCGGCCGTACCGGTCAGGCATTCACCCGCGCTGGCCCGATCAATTTGCGCAATGCCAGGTTCGGTGAGGATCAAGGGCCGCTCGATCCGACCTGCGCCTGCCCGGTGTGCGGCACCTGGACGCGGGCGTATGTGCACCACCTCGTGCGATCGGACGAGATCCTGGGTGCGATGTTGATGACCGAGCACAATCTGTATTTCTACCAGGCGCTGATGGCCGATCTGCGCGCCGCGATCGCCGAGCAGCGGCTGTCGGCATTTGCCAATGCCTTTCGCGCGGAATATCGCACCGCAACAGCGACAAAAACAGGAGAGTGA
- a CDS encoding cell wall hydrolase, which yields MTFDEFRHRLRIPRLTKLGVIGMVATVCAGVSAHGALRAIADNQPVPELPAPRPAGYEAEDHFPGAAYLYVADENAAPATGATGTAALPDLPVPAEASTTTLAADGSIHAAPPFSIRAASSVDRGRALQCLTAAIYYEAASEPDAGQRAVAQVILNRVRHPAFPNTVCGVVYQGSERTTGCQFSYACDGSMARVPAKAYWLRAMRVAAAALAGSVEADVGMATHYHTYAVTPSWNRSLVMTAAIGAHFFHRWQGYWGTPGAFRQVYMGHEPVPGPHPRPTLPAIGPAPDMPLATLAAVAKVSPAPTTTTAAIQPDYAQSGLPVAGVSKGAVPAAAPNDSQILDRWKDSGKPLR from the coding sequence GTGACGTTCGACGAGTTCCGCCACCGCCTGCGCATCCCCCGGCTGACCAAGCTGGGCGTGATCGGCATGGTCGCGACCGTCTGTGCCGGCGTCTCGGCACATGGCGCCCTGCGCGCAATTGCCGACAACCAGCCGGTGCCGGAACTGCCCGCCCCCCGCCCGGCGGGCTATGAGGCCGAGGATCATTTCCCGGGCGCCGCCTATCTCTACGTCGCCGACGAGAACGCGGCCCCTGCAACCGGTGCGACCGGCACCGCCGCCTTGCCCGATCTGCCGGTACCCGCCGAGGCGAGCACGACGACGCTGGCAGCCGATGGCTCGATCCACGCCGCGCCACCTTTCTCGATACGCGCCGCCAGCAGCGTCGATCGCGGCCGCGCGCTGCAATGCCTGACCGCGGCGATCTATTACGAAGCGGCGAGCGAACCCGATGCCGGACAGCGGGCGGTGGCGCAGGTGATCCTCAACCGCGTGCGGCATCCCGCTTTTCCCAACACCGTGTGTGGCGTGGTGTATCAGGGATCCGAACGCACCACCGGTTGCCAGTTCAGCTATGCCTGCGACGGATCGATGGCGCGCGTGCCGGCCAAGGCCTATTGGCTGCGCGCGATGCGCGTGGCCGCCGCCGCGCTGGCCGGATCGGTCGAGGCCGATGTCGGCATGGCGACGCATTACCATACCTATGCGGTGACGCCGTCCTGGAACCGCAGCCTGGTGATGACCGCGGCGATCGGCGCGCATTTCTTCCACCGCTGGCAGGGTTATTGGGGCACGCCCGGCGCGTTCCGCCAGGTCTATATGGGCCACGAGCCGGTACCCGGCCCGCACCCGCGCCCGACCCTGCCCGCGATCGGGCCGGCGCCGGACATGCCGCTGGCGACGCTGGCGGCGGTAGCAAAGGTGTCGCCGGCACCGACGACGACGACAGCGGCGATCCAGCCCGATTATGCGCAGAGCGGGCTCCCGGTCGCAGGTGTCAGCAAGGGAGCGGTGCCGGCGGCGGCTCCGAATGACTCGCAGATCCTCGACCGCTGGAAGGATTCGGGCAAGCCGTTGCGATAA